The Salarias fasciatus unplaced genomic scaffold, fSalaFa1.1, whole genome shotgun sequence DNA segment cagcttcagccaatagagttcgagcttccgttttttcatgctgtcaatcaacgtgtgcgcagccagagagcacacgCACTCGGcaaggcagaggtgagttagctccgcagcagccgccgcgctcacctcggttatatccactgtctgctgaacatccaccgtaaacagctaaacatggaggctgctgtaggactcggaggctctcattttcacccgacggataatgcGTGTGCACAATtgaaggggcgtggcttggttgctcatgaaagcagagggagggcggaacctccagacgttcgattaaaaaaaaactcattctttcaaaactccggacacgagctttaaaggtgcattaaggagtttgcacattttatgcgaaacagcgccccctgcaggccttgggcgtaatgcagcttagtgaaaaacttgtgcttgtggctcacgtgcacggaagaggggaactccttcctcactcgtttagtagcactcaagtaagatttaagtttcttctacctggtggggtctgtgctggagctgtggcagtgctagaagccggtcttttcttactttctggaagctcctgctcagttgttgctcactaagcatctggcggagtaatggcggacaaaacgaaacttaaggagctgtagcgcgcattacgtcattcctttcaaattttccccaaaaaagttctggtgccggaccggcactgcaactttcaaatgacaatttagcgctgttagaggtacttataatgaatatgtcagggcacattgtacacatcattaaaaatgtgtaacatatttatggtggaaaataagtatttttaaggtagtaaaactccttaatgcacctttaaagcaggCTATGTAACATTGTCCAGTTATCCCTCTTTTTTGTTCTTGCTGCAGGTAGGCATGggaaaaaattgtttttaaaaatgtgaggaccaatcaacaacccaaggttctcccctgagaacaaGACAAAAATATTATGCACCCCTGTTTATATATCtatcattttattatttgttaCACACTTAACAATGTTGGGTTAAAAACAATCTACGGTAATATGTGTTATTTTTTAACCCCACACTGGTTAAATATTGGACAGAACACATGCTGGGTTATTTTGACCCAACAAGTTGGACTGGTTTCCTTAAACCAACAGTTGGGTTATTTGAACAACCCAGTTGGGTTGTTCAAATAACTCGACTACAGGCTCAATTTGAATACACTGTTGGGTTCTTTTTACTCAGTCATTTGGGTTGCTAATTTATAATTATATAATATTGTGgtaattatttattgattaaatataTTCTGACACAACAAAttgagaaatgtatttattacatttcaatATTCACAAATTAGTGAATTGTCAATCTTAATTCCCATCTCTAGTCACCACCCCAGCTTTGCAATGTTATTTGTGACGCTGGAGCTGCAACTTCAAAAGTAGTGGCAATGCAAAAGACAAGACTTCATTAGATTTCAACACAGAGCTTTATTGTTAGCATAACAAAGCAGCTGGAACCACACCCAACCTGACGAAAGAAACGGAACaatggcaacagcacacaaaaacacaattactAAACACAACCATAATCACGGGAAACACAAATTAACacaatttttcatgaaatatggCCCGAAACGGCCCAAACAATCCCTACCCATAGTGCCTTGCGGCTACCGACACAGTCACTTGGGGCAGCGGCCCCCATGGCCGCTACAGTATCATAAATACTGAACAGTGATTTTCAGAATTTTTTAGAAACTAAGCATATAAacaatttcaaaacattttttaagaaaaataacttcttcttcttcttctctttggtTTACTGGCGGCTGGCCACCATCTTGGGgcattaccgccaccaactGGACTGGAGTGTTATTGAAGACTGATCAGATGAAGCTCTAGGTTTTCATGTACATGCACCTACGTGCATGTTGCTTACCTAAATGCGACGATACAACTCAGATTCTcgtaaaaatctaaataaagctCTCTGTATTCCCTAGAAGAATCTGCCAGCAGCATCTCTATTGTAacagtctttttctcttttgctatCGCTGCACTTAGTATCGGAGTGTCAACCCAACATGTTGAGTAGTCCAAAATAACCCAACACAGTATAAAGGAAATTACAACCCAACAGCAAATAACTCAACTGCCAACTAAAATAACCCAGCAATCTGGGTCATTAGATTACcatatttaatgaaaacaacccAATTAAACTAACCAACAGTCTCAACCCAGCTGTTGGGTTGCAAAAATAACTcaacatttttgtgtgtgtggttcttcATATTAGCTGAGCGATTCAATAATTTGATTCTCTGATGTCCTTCACACCATCAGAGACTCCAAAATCACCCATGATGCCTGGCTCGTTGCCTGTTAACCAAAATATTGAGATCTTAGAGAATGGGAAGACCATCCGCGACATCATAGACAGTAAAATAAAGGAGCTGGATTCAGCGGTGAGTATTCGACGTGGTGTTACTGTCAGGGTGGAAAATTCTTTTACcaacacatttgttttggatgttattttgttttaaagtcTCTGAATTGTCCAGCCTTACTtgtctgagctgcttcaccgaGACACTCCTGCTCGGcgcctcaggtcagctgatcagctgctcctggaggtaccGAGGTCCAAACAGAAGCTCAGAGGGGACGGAGccttttctgttgctgttgctcCTCGGTTATGGAGCGAGTTATCACTGTACACCAGACAAGCCTCTTTACTGTCAAAACTAATCCTAAAAACCCATTTTTATTCTCAGTCCTATAACCCAGCTTGAGACTATGCTCCTATCTTTATCGTTGCCATgttatacatgtttttttttgttttattgcttgcACCTTACGTTTTTAGAGTGCGTCTTTCAGAATAAATCCTCAGTCTGTGCAGTTCGTAAATCTACTTCCATACATGTGCATAGAACAGGCTTTGAAGTCAGTGGAACAGGTCTTaaattgttttcagtgtgacaAGGACTGTCCAACATCGACATTAGGAAGACATTGTATTATTCGTGCCATTCATCATGGACACATTAATTGATAGAGATTCTTTATTTGTGATATATTTAGAGGCACTTCTTGAGCACTTTTCTTTCTGATCCCCCAGTTTTCATTCTAAAGATTGTAGCAGTTGTCTAAATAAAGTGTTCTTCTCTTCAGGAGAATCAACAGCCATTCTTTGTGGCCAATCTTGACTGTGTGTTGAAGGCACACCTCAGGTGGACCAAAAACTTACCTCGGGTCAAGCCTTTCTATGCAGTCAAGTGCAACGATAAGCCAACAGTTGTCTCAATGCTGAGTGCTCTGGGTACAGGCTTTGACTGTGCCAGCAAGGTACTCATTGGATTACTATCAAGATTTTACCGCGCATAGTTTCCTTGAAGATGTCTCATTGGAATTTCACTTCACTGTCACACAGGGGGAGATCCAGCTGGCCTTGTCTCTTGGAGTGACACCAGATAAGATCATTTATGCAAATCCCACCAAACCATCTTACCACATCAAATACGCCGCCTCTCAGGGAGTGGATACAATGACTTTTGATAACgaggaagagctgctgaaaaTTTCTTCTTTACACGCCCAAGCCAAGTACGTAAGCAGCTCCGTATGGTTCTGATTCCACATTTGGGGCAGTTTTTAAAAAGACTAACGCTTGAAATGCTTCTTTCCAGATTGGTTCTTCGCATTGCTGTTGATCACTCCAAGTCACTGAAAAAACTCAATCTGAAGTTCGGTGCCACACTGTCGTCAGCTGGTAAACTGCTGGAGCGAGCTGCTCAGCTGGGTCTACAGGTCATCGGGGTCAGCTTCCATGTGGGGTGTCTGTGCACTGACAGTCTGACCTTCAAACGGGCCATAGCAGATTCTCGGCATGTCTTCGACATGGCGGTAAGTCATCGGCATAGAAAGAGAACGGTTAACTGAAAGTCGATGGGGAAACAGGGCAGGAAGGATTTGTGTCTACAAAGGCTGAATATActgtaaatcctctaataattaCCCGAATTCCATTAAAAGCCCATCTCCGTTAATGACCAGGTGCGTCTTTGAAGAAAACTAATAAAAGTCACCTCCCAAtataagcctgttttttttttgtcttttctttttttctgtgaagcgctacggCGCTGTACTGACAGCTGTCTGTGCTAAAGTGCCAGTCCTGCTGgtatggcgactgtgtgtattacacgcatcggtaaaaatggcggagggacagaaaacattaaactcgatgttgagatttaattttttttcacatcgattgaaaagagaaaatcaaattATTCGAATTAATTGGATATATCCCCCAGCTCTAAACTGCACTGCTGTCAAAAGATATTTCTGCTCTTTTAGGAAATTTCAAAATATaagcctctctcttatacatgcctccttccattaaaagtCTAGTGCCAGCTCCAgttgagacaaataaaagccccagctactataagaggatttacggtatatCAGTTAGCAATCACCCACACCTCTGATCAATATCTCTGTCATACATGTGTTTCAGAAATCGCTGGGCTTCAAGATGAGCCTCCTTGATATTGGCGGAGGGTTCACTGGAACAGATCGCTTTGTGAATTTTGATGAGGTAAATGTGTGTTGATGAGATCCAGGTCAAAACTAAGACTCGAGGTAGCAGCTCTCTGACTTCTTATTCTGAACGTCTGTCACAGTGCTCCAGTTAAATTGTCTGGATAGAATACTAGAGAAACTCAAACATGATGTTACTCAttcctttttcttcctgctAGTTTTCAGAAGTTATTAATGAGTCATTGGATGAATTCTTTCCGTCTGAGAGTGGGGTGAGGATCATTGCAGAACCAGGTCGATACTTTGTGGAGTCAGCGTTCACACTGGCAGTGAACGTCATTGCCAAAAAAACCGTGATgaatgaaacagaagaaaactgtGGTAAATATCCCCCCAGAAGATGGATGTTTCTCTAATCCAGATACATTCTGTCCATCGAGTGTGGGCAGTTAGTCATTTGAATTGTTGTTACTGAACGTATTTAATTTCTTAAAACTCTTCTAATGTCTTGAATATTTGCCGTATGAGCTCGGGTTTGGAGCTCTTTTCCAAATTGAATCCCAACAGGTTTGTTCAACGTTAGTGTCCTGTCTAAAAGAATGACCATCAACACTCAGGTCTCATGTCTCAGGAACCaaagaaaatttaaatttaacatGTTTGTACTGATTTAATGAATTTTAACTCTTCCCTTGTGTTTTTAGCAGACAACACTGAAAGTGGCCCGGACAGAACGATGGAGTACTACATCAACGATGGCGTGTTCGGCTCCATAAGTTCTGTTCTCAATTTTCCTGACGTAAAGATTGAACCATACCTCCACAGGGTAAAGAGCGATGCATGCATTCACAACTGgggaaagcaaacaaaagatttctcaggaaaaaaaaaaaaacaatcagaaccCTGAGACTCAAATCtcaattaacaaaaataaattgagaaaaacaaaaggtacCCAGATACGACACATATATAACAATATAGATGGTGAAAGTGGGCCTTCACAATCCTTTTGacttttgggttttaagcaggcgGGGTCAGAAAAGTTACTACAGGGATAACTAGTTTGTGGCGATCAAGCATTCATAGCGACAATGATTTTTGTCGAGAGTGTCAGCTCTTcatatcattgtgaagcagaattcaccaagcgttggattgttcactcACTAATAGGGAAGGTGAACTGGAATTAGACAGTCATGGAATTCCTGCTGCTAAGATTtaaatctgttcggacagttaaaggccccagctgccgaacaggacaaggaacAGGACAGAATATCTCGGCGCAGCCGGGGGCTGTAGGGGGTCAGGTTTGgtagccacaggatttcatctctgctttttgcagatgttgTTGTCCTGTTGGATCCAttgaacctggaccatcatgcactggggcagtttgcagccaagtgtgaaatGATGGGGAGGAAGATCAgtacctccaaatccgaggccatggttctctaccggaagaaggtggtctgccctctccaggttggagAGGGCTCTtgctcaagtggaggagtttaagtatcttggggttttgttcacAAATGGGATGGAACaagagattgacaggcggagtggtgcagtggctgcagtgatgcagtcataGTATGctcttatggtgcgttcacaccggacgcgtcgcgggcgtcgtcaacgcttgggacgcctcgaagctgacgcttatGACGCTTCAAGCatgacgcttgacaccaggtggtcacaaagctcacgacgcttgcggcgctcttgacgcgcgtcagtttattggcacgccggaggctgatttctgtttccaggtATGGCGGATcacatcaggagagcggctcggctttatttgttaaataaagctagaccgcgtcgtcatcggaaaagtcgctattggctggtctgctcctctctgctctgcctgcagcagggggcgctgctgagactgaccgcctgtgagtgctttgggacgggggaggggctcacggcaacacccgctgctcatgggcgacagcaacgagacgtcctgtcacgtctccagagcaccagaaaatgTCGCTAGATTTGtggctagttgcttttgacaaaaaaaaatagtcgccaagaggctttggaaagtcaccagacttagcgagaaagtcgtcaagttggcagcactggccggcccgcatcggtgctcggatcactcgtagtgacgtagcaccggagggattgtctctgattggttgacgctcagcggcagcgcgtcgagagttcagttttcccaactctcaaaaagcgacgctcaagACGCTCCTGACGCTGGGGATGCGCGTcatgggcgtcgacgctcgaaacgctcgaaagtagacgctcctgatgcgccgccctgccctccgccgctccacgacgctcgtccaccatagactttgcatagaaaagcgccgctcacaacgcccgcgacgcgtccgttgtgaacgcaccattagacACAGTCATAGACAGCTCTGGCGTTTGCTCCAGAGCTGTCTGCTTTGGGTGGCTTACCAGGAGCACGGGCTCTGGATCTCTGGATGGCAAGTCCTTCCACCATAAGGGATGATAAATTCACTGATGTCAAAattccaaacaaaacaaacctttcCACTACTTTTCTGTCTTGGGCCATTAACGACTGATCAACCAAACAGAGTCTTTGACACATCAAAGAATCTTTTCTCTCTGCATTTGGAAAACTGCCCAGGAAAGGTTCATTGGGTTCTCAAGAGGGGAAGCCAACATTAGCTAGCCCCACATTTCAGAAAAAGGGTTTTGATGGAAATGTGGATTGAATTTTCCTCATTTGCTCCCCCTACAGGCTGTTGGGAGCAGTGAGCTGAAGTACAAGTCAGTCATCTGGGGACCGACCTGTGACTGCATTGACAAAGTCCTGGAGAACTACTGGATCCCTGAGCTCCGTGTGGGGGACTGGCTTCTCATGGACAACGCTGGAGCTTACACTTTGAGTATATGCAGTGACTTCAACAACTTTGAAAGAGCACTCATTTACTTTTCAGCGTCTGCTGACACTTACAACAGATTCATGCGCTCACACAACCAGCACAGGGCCTGATCCAGCTTTGTGTGGATCAACCAGCAAATGAGAGATTTTATGCACACAATGTGAAAGATGATGATGCGCtgaaaaataatgcaaaatatAATTATCATATATCAGGTCTGTTTTCCAAATTGTGAGATGAACTAAGAGGTTGATAACAATGAgcatttttatctttattcaaaaatgttttcctgttcAAACT contains these protein-coding regions:
- the LOC115385558 gene encoding ornithine decarboxylase-like → MPGSLPVNQNIEILENGKTIRDIIDSKIKELDSAENQQPFFVANLDCVLKAHLRWTKNLPRVKPFYAVKCNDKPTVVSMLSALGTGFDCASKGEIQLALSLGVTPDKIIYANPTKPSYHIKYAASQGVDTMTFDNEEELLKISSLHAQAKLVLRIAVDHSKSLKKLNLKFGATLSSAGKLLERAAQLGLQVIGVSFHVGCLCTDSLTFKRAIADSRHVFDMAKSLGFKMSLLDIGGGFTGTDRFVNFDEFSEVINESLDEFFPSESGVRIIAEPGRYFVESAFTLAVNVIAKKTVMNETEENSDNTESGPDRTMEYYINDGVFGSISSVLNFPDVKIEPYLHRAVGSSELKYKSVIWGPTCDCIDKVLENYWIPELRVGDWLLMDNAGAYTLSICSDFNNFERALIYFSASADTYNRFMRSHNQHRA